Genomic DNA from Jonesia denitrificans DSM 20603:
TGGGTGTCCTCGTGGGGTGCGCAGGGCAGGGCCGTGACGATGTTTCAGCCGATCATGCTGTGGTCATGCCTGACTCCGTTGCACCGGGTGCAGTATTTCGAATTAAAACGGTGGACGGCTGGCATATCCGGCAAACATGGGTTCGTGCGACACCTGCCGATGCGTTTCACGAGGATGGACCGTCAGGTGACGACCCTGTCGATGACCCAGTCGGAGCGAAAGGCCCCGCTGATGGCTCAGCTATCGGCCCCGGCGACAACCTCACGCAGGAGTGGGTGCTCGTCGCGACGACAGACGGCAGCCCGCCCTACGCTCACCCGGGCGGCGCCACCGAAGATGTCCTCAACGTGGAAACGCAAACCCTCCAGTTGGCGTACGCTCCAGAGACGGTGGCCGGGAGGTATCGGGTGTGTGTCACAGTGTCATTGGTGACCGACGATGCGGATATTCGCGAGGTATGCGACACAATGACCGTTCGATAGGTGTGCGGCTCGTCCTCAGCCCGCCCCACCCGCCGCCCATGTGGACCGTTGTTGTTGCGTCAGTGTGGAAATAGTTGGTCCTTACGCAACCACAGTGGTCCTTTCGGCGGTGGGGTTCGTGGCTGGAGGACGCATCGGTTGCGGGGAAGGGGAGCGAGGTGCGCAATCGGGAGCGATGGGCATGAGCGAAGGGTCGTCCATAATGGGGGGATGCCTAAGATTTCAGCTCCAACTGTGGCCGAGCACCGCGCGAATCGCCATGCGGCTCTTGTTCGTGCTGGTGAGGAAGTGTTGCGCGAAGAGGGTTTGGCTGGGGTTACCCCAGGGCGCGTGGTAGCGCGGGCAGGATTGTCGCGGTCGAGCTTTTACGACTACTTTGCCACGAAGGACGACTTGCTGATCGCGATCGCGCGGCACGCAATTGAACAGTGGAACTCCGAGATCGACGCTGCATTGGCAGAGGTTGATGCTGGGCTACCGGCGTTACGGCAATTCATCGAATCAACGATGCGGATGACCGCTGACGGGCGGCATGACATTGCCAATGCGGTTCGGGAAGCGAATCTTTCGCCGTCGAGTATGGATGACCTCATGGCATTCCACGACAAGCTCATAGGTCCCGTGGTTTCTATTTTGTCTGAGCTAGGAGTCCCATCTCCGCAGGTCAAGGCCATGTATGTGCAGGGTCTTTTGAATTCTGGTGTGCAGATGGTGTCACATGGTTGTGACCCAAATGGTGTCGCCGATGAGGTGTTCCAGATCGTGACCAAAGGCGTGGTCCAGGAAGATTCATAAGATGTCAGGCTTCGCCCGAGTGCCTCTCGCCCGAACGCCCTAGGTTCGCGTGTGGACCATTATGCACGTTTGGGTGCAGATAGTTGTGGTCCATACGCGATCAAAATGGTCCACACAGAGGGGTGCAACGGGGCACCACGTAGTGCTTGGGCCGTGGGCGGCGGGTACGCCGAGGCCGCGGGTGAGGGGGATGGTTGCGAAGATGAGGGAGAGGAGCGCGAGCACCACGGTGACGTTGGAGGCGAGGATTGCGGGGAGGGTGGCGCGCCACGCGGTGGCGAGGGCGTCGCGGTGGTTGGGGGTGGTGGTGAGTTCTTCGCGGTACCGGGAGATGAGGAGCAGGGCGTAGTTGGTGCTGGCACCGAACATGAGGACGCTGATGATTCCGGCGTCGAAGTCGAGGTTGAGCCAGGTGCCGGTGGTGGCTGTGATGCGCCCGGCGAGTCCGTCGGCTAGCGCGACCACGGTCAGGGGGATGAGCCACAGGATGGGGGAGCGGTATGTTCCGATGAGGAGGACCGCGACGATGCCGATGGTGATGAGTAGGAGGGTGATGTCGGCGCCGTCGAATGCGGATGCGATGTCTGCGCCGAAGGCTGGCCCCCCGGTGACGGTGATGGTGAGTACGGGTGGGGTGAGCGTGCCGATGCGCTCTCTGAGTTCGTTGATTGTGGTGGCGGTGTCGCTGTTGGTGTCGCCCACGGTGATGGGGTGGGTGATCAGTGCGGCGTTGCCGTCGTCGCTGATGAGGACACGAGGGGGAGTGGGGGAATCGTTGGTGGTGAGGGTGTTCGCGATGCTGGTGAGAGTGTCGTGGTCAGCGGGCGTGAGGGGTGTGGTGTCGGTGCGGGTGGCGACGAGAAGCACTGTTTGGGTGTCAGCGTCCGGGAATGTTGCAAGGATGTCGGCGACTTGGGCGGATTCGGACGAGGCGGGGGCTTTCCCGCTGCGCTGTGGGGCTTCCACCGAAGAGAACGCACCAAAGAGCGCAACCATGACAACGAGAGCGAGAAGAATCGACACCCACGCGCCGCGCCGCGACACAAGACGCTCAGCTAAACCAGTGCGGGTAGTGGTGTTGGGCGGGACCGCGGCCATGGACTGACCAGCGACGGGAGCAGGGACAGCAGCGCCGGGCTGAGCAACGGTGTTGGGTTGAGCAACGGTGTCGCTGCGATGGGTGTTGTCACGTGTGGAAGCCATACATCCAGTGCACCAGCACCGCGTTGACCAGCACATCAACCAACTGTGCGAACCTCACCTCAACCAAACG
This window encodes:
- a CDS encoding MMPL family transporter, which codes for MASTRDNTHRSDTVAQPNTVAQPGAAVPAPVAGQSMAAVPPNTTTRTGLAERLVSRRGAWVSILLALVVMVALFGAFSSVEAPQRSGKAPASSESAQVADILATFPDADTQTVLLVATRTDTTPLTPADHDTLTSIANTLTTNDSPTPPRVLISDDGNAALITHPITVGDTNSDTATTINELRERIGTLTPPVLTITVTGGPAFGADIASAFDGADITLLLITIGIVAVLLIGTYRSPILWLIPLTVVALADGLAGRITATTGTWLNLDFDAGIISVLMFGASTNYALLLISRYREELTTTPNHRDALATAWRATLPAILASNVTVVLALLSLIFATIPLTRGLGVPAAHGPSTTWCPVAPLCVDHFDRVWTTTICTQTCIMVHTRT
- a CDS encoding TetR/AcrR family transcriptional regulator; translated protein: MPKISAPTVAEHRANRHAALVRAGEEVLREEGLAGVTPGRVVARAGLSRSSFYDYFATKDDLLIAIARHAIEQWNSEIDAALAEVDAGLPALRQFIESTMRMTADGRHDIANAVREANLSPSSMDDLMAFHDKLIGPVVSILSELGVPSPQVKAMYVQGLLNSGVQMVSHGCDPNGVADEVFQIVTKGVVQEDS